In Synergistales bacterium, the genomic stretch GGCGACGGGCTGTGGCAGCAGCATGACCCGCGGATGCTGGCGTCCCTGGACGCCATGAACTCGAACCCTCAGGCCTTCAGGGAGTTCTACGGGCAACGGATCCGGGCCCTTGGGGACGTGACGCCCAACAGCGGCCACCGGATCCTGGCCCGCTGGGAGCGGCAGGGGCTCATCCGCGCCGTGATCACGCAGAATGTGGACCGTCTGCATCAGGAGGCCGGTTCCTCCCGGGTGGTGGAGCTCCACGGGACCCTGCGGCAGGTACGCTGTTCCGCCTGTGGGCACAGCTTCGACAGCGCTCTCTTCCTGGAGCGGATGGACTGTCCCGACTGCGGTGCCCCGCTGCGGCCTTCGGTGGTGCTCTTCGGCGAGATGCTGCCCGGCGCTGCTTTGGAGGAGGCCGAGCGGGTGAGCACGGAGGCCACCGTCTTTCTGGTTCTGGGATCGTCACTGACCGTCTCCCCGGCGAACTGGTATCCCCGGATGGCCAAACGGGCCGGAGCCTTCCTGGCCATCATCAACAGGGACGCAACCACCATGGACGGTGTGGCCGATTTCGTGGTCCACGGCGGGATCGGTTCCGTGCTGGAGGAGGTCGATGCACGGCTCGGGGGGGAGTAGACGCTATCAGCCGATTTTGCCGCGATGCTCCCGGGCGCTGCTGTCTGTTTCCATATAGAGGCGCAGGCCTCTACTGGTGGAGGATGACAAAGGTGAGCAGCCAGGCCATCACGGTAATCTGCAAAAAGCGATCCTCCAGAAAGAGATGGGTCGGCGCCCCGCTCAGCTCCCGGACCAGGGTGAGCTGGAGGAAACGGAGGATCCCCATCAGAACAAAGGCCCCGGTGATGTACAGGTGCTCGCTGCCCGCCTTGGCGATCACCTCCGGCGAGAAGCAGTACATCAGGTAGGCCACCAGGGTGACCGCCGCCACAATGGCCATGGAGGTGTCCACAAGGGTGAGATTGTACCCCTGCACGGACTCCCGGACCTCTACGGTGTCTTCCACCAGCAGGATATCGTCCCGCCGCTTCGCCAGGACCAGAAAGAGCGCCAGCAGGAAGGTCATGACGATGATCCAGCGGGAGAGGGGGATGTCCGTGGCGAAGCCGCCCAGGAAGACCCGCATCGGAAACCCTGCGGCCACGATGAAGATGTCGATCAGTGCGAACTCCTTCAGCCCCAGCGAATAGAGGAGATTCAGCACGGCGTACCCCAGGAGCAGAAGCAACGCCTCGGGACCGAGCGGGATGGCGAGCCCGAATCCGGCCAGCGCAGACAGGGCCGCTGCGATCCGTGCCGAGTGTGGCGCGATGCGCCCGGCGGCCAGCGGGCGAAAGCGTTTGGCCGGGTGTCGCCGGTCGATTTCCAGATCTTTGAGATCGTTCACCACATAGATGAAGCTGGCGATGCAGCAGAATGCGGCGAACGCCAGGGCCGAGCGGAAGAACAGATCCAGCTCGGTAAACCGGAAGGCGAAAAAGAGCGGAGCGAAGACAAAGAGATTCTTGACCCACTGGTAGGCTCGGAGCAGCTCCAGATAGGTGCGTAGCGGCACGCCGGTCATGGTTTCATCAATCCTTTCACAAGCGCCGCCGATTGTCGGGGGGATCGGTTCCCAGGCAGGCGGCGTTCCCATGCACTGTCATACGGCTGCGATCATACACCAGAACGCGGCCGGGGTGACGGGTTTTCCTTGGTTCTTTCGGGGATCTCCTCGTCGAATCCCAGATGTTCCGTGATGATATACCGTGGCCGATCCTTGGTCTCCTCGTAGATTCTGCCCACGTACTCCCCCAGGATCCCCAGCATGATGAGGGTGATGCCGTTGAAAAAGAGTGTGATGGCCATCAGCGAGCTCCAGCCTGGAACCGTGAGGTCGGTAAAGAGCTTCTCGATCACCACCACCAGGATGTAGACAAAGCTGACCGCCGAGAGGAGAAAGCCCAGATAGCCGGCCAGCCGCAGCGGCTTGTAGGAGAAGGAGGTGACCGCGTCGAGGGAGAGCCGCAGCATCTTCGCGAAGGGGTACTTGGTCTCCCCCGCGTAGCGCCCCTCCCGGATGAAGGTCACCTCGCCCTGTCTGAAGCCGATCCAGCTGATAAGCCCCCGGAGAAAGAGGCTGTGCTCCCGGAGCCCGCAGAGGACGTCCCGCACCTTGCTGTCCATCAGTCGGAAATCGCCGGTGTCCACGGGGATCGGGAAGTCCACCAGGTGGTTGAGCATCCGGTAGAAGCAGTGGGAGGTCATCTTCTTGAAGAAGCGCTCCTTCTTGCGCTTCAGGCGCCTTCCGTAGACAACCTCGAAGCCCTCCCGCCACTTCTCGATCATCTGAGGGATCACCTCCGGGGGATCCTGCAGATCCGCGTCGATGATGACGATGGCCTCCCCGGAGGCGTACTCCAGGCCCGCCATCACGGCGGATTGCTGCCCGAAGTTCCTCGAAAAGGAGAGAAGCCGGAAACGCCGGTCCCTCTGAGATCTGGCCCGGATGATCGACGCCGAGCTGTCGGTGCTGCCGTCGTCGACAAAGATGATCTCCCAGGGCATGCCGGTGCCCTTCAGCACTGTCTGCAACCGCCTGCAGGTGGTGTCGAGCACATCCTCTTCGTTCAGAAACGGTACAACAACAGAGAGCGTTGGACGCATTGCAGGTTGTCTCCTTTCCGTATTGTGGCTGACGCCGTCACTGGTGCGGGGATCTGTCGGGCCGGCTCCGCAGGGAGATCTCGATCAGCGTTGTGTCCCCCGACTGGAAGGCCACATCGCCCAATGCGTGCAGGGCCTGCTCGTCGAGATCCTCGTAGCGTTCGCGTTCCAGTTCGCCGATGACAATATAGCGGATTCCGTAGTCTTCGAGCACCTGTCGGGCCCTCTCGCCTGAAGGATTGGTGTAGACCGCACGGACCTCCTGCCTCCTCCGGGCCGGCAGGTCGGGGTCGTTGTGCCAGAGCCATTCGTGGGCATACCAGCCCAGTACCGTCGGCAGTCCGGTGGCCATGGAGATCCGGCCGTAGCGGCTGTAGCTGTCTCCCTCGGCCTCCAGGATCACCGGCTGTCCCGGGAGACGGCTGCGGAGCCACTGGACAGCGGCGGCGTCGCCGGGCAGATCCTCATGGAGGAAGGTCAGTCCGTCGAGACTTTTGCTCTCCTTCCGCAGCGGATAGAACCCCGCCATCGCCTGGGGCGTGTAGAGCAGCGGCGCCGTGACGGCGGCGCCCAGAAGCAGTATCAGCAGAGCGGAGAGCGCTCTGCCCCGCACCACCGAGACGATCCGGACGGTGACATATCCGCCGAGCAGTCCCAGCAGGATGAAGGCCTGGTAGACCAGCTTGAACATGGTGTTGCAGCGGTGGAAGTCGTTGCCGTAGATATCTTTGACATAGACGATCTCCGGTGCGGCGATCAGGGCCAGCCCGGAAACGGCCAGCCCCAGAGCGAAGAGATCCGGCCGCTGCAGCCCGCGCCAGAAACGCAGGAAGCGCCCCTCCCCCCCGGCTGTCTTCGTCCAGAGCACAAGCAGCAGGAGAGCGAGCAGGCCGGCGAAGAGGAGCTTGTCCCCCCAGAGCACCAGAAGCTGCCACAGCGGCGTATGGGCGTGGACAAGGCCAACCCCCTCCGAGAAATGCTCGAAATGGAGCAAAAAAGGCGACGACACAGCCATGGCCAGGGCGAAGAGCAGCACGCCCCCCTTCGCCGTGTCAAGCAGGGCCTGCTGGAAGGACTCCCGTTTCAGCCAGGCGAAGGCCAGTGCGCCGAGCCAGATACAGAGGTAGATCGGCAGATCCCAGGCGTTGGTGATGTACATGACCCCCAGCAGCACGCCTCCGACGACCGTTTTGATCCGGGAGGGGCCGTGCTGCACCGTCGCGAGCAGCAGCGCCGCAGTGGTGAGCACCGCCGGGATGTCGGAGACATGGCCGTGCAGGTCGGCCACCACGAAGGAATAGATGGGGAACTCGTGGATCGTCTTGTCGTCGGTCTCCGGGTGGTAGCCGATGTACCGGGTGGCGTCGGGGTACCAGTAGGGCTCCGCCTTCTGTTCGGTGAGCCCCAGATCATGCGCCGCAGGCAGCACATAGCCGTGGACCAGGGCGTGGAGGTTCCCCCCGCCGGCCACCAGAGCGGCGGCGATGAGCCCCCCCAGCACCGCCCGGTATCCCCTGATCCGCCGCAATCGTTGCAGAGAAGGTGCTCTGTGGGGCTCCCTGTGGTGCAGAAATCCGATCGCCGCGGCCACTACGGAGAAACTCCCCACCACGGTGAAGGCGAAGAGCGAGGCGATCATCAGGTTGTAGGCCACCTCCGTGGGGATCCCTGTCACGATCGCCAGGGTGGCGCAGACCACATGGCCGAAGTAGTAGTAGTTCACCGGCGAGCCGGCGAGCCACATATCCTCCGGCGGCATCGAGGTGGCCTGTACGGCGGTGTTCACGAAGCCGAAATCCATGAATTTCTCCAGCCCCTCCACGGAGGGATGGAAACTCCGGATGAAGGCCCAGCCCAGAAGGCAGCACAGAAAGAGCGCCTCTTCCAGGGCGATGACCTTGAGAGGGAAGTGCGGCGGTACAGGCGGAAGGGCGGTGCGGGGTTCCCCGCCGTCCATCCGCCACCCTGCGAAGGAGACGGCCAGCATGGCGCCCACGGCGACAAAGCGACCCCCGCCGGCGAGGGAGGAGAGATGGAGCGATCCCGCCAGCCAGGCCGCATAGACCGGCAGCAGGATCCCCAGGATCTTGGCGAAGGGGTAGGCGGCGTCCAGGGGAAAGCGGAAGAGCCGTCTGGCAAGCGGCAGCATCACAATCCCCGCCGCAAGGAGCCAGGCCCACCACCAGAGCAGGGTGGGCAGCGCCGGCGAGAGAAGGAAGCGCAGGAATTGGTCCGGAAGATTGGTGAGGATCGACAGCATTACAGGGTTTCCCCCTCATCCAGACCCATGAAGGACGGCGCCCGGCGGCCCATGGCGATGGCGTAGTTCTGTCCCCGGTCCTGCGGATAGATCTGGGCCATGGACGCCAGGAAGAGCCCGGGCAGCGGCGTCTCGTGGGGGAGCAGCGAAGCGCCGTAGCCCCGGTCCACCACAGGCTGCGCGTAGCGCGCCCGGAAGAGATGGGTCCCGGTGATCGACATCAGCGTCTCCCCGGAGGTGATGCGGCCCAGTCCGTCGAGGAAGGCGTCCCGCACCGCCTCGTCGTCGGCGTCCCAGAGGGGGTTGCCCTCGTCGAGATAGCGCGAGAGATAGGTGATGTGCCGGCCGTAGCGTTCCGCCGGCAGCGCGGCGGTATGGCCGATGATCGCCACGAAGGGGAGGCCGTTGTCGGCGATGGAGGTCCAGTACCAGGGAACCAGGGGCTCTCTGCTCTCCAGGGTGAGGCAGAGATTGGCCATGTAGCGCACCTCCCGCAGACGGCTCCGGTAGGCCTCCGGTGCCTCGGGGAGCAGTCCCGCGGCCAGAGGCGGGGCGACGGTGAGCAGCGCCCGGTCGACAGATGTCGATCCCTCGTCGGTGGTGATGGTGAGCCCCTTCGGTTCCCTGGAGAGCGAACGCACGGGACGACCGCAGCGCACCGTTCCGCCGCGGGACTCGATGCAGCGGACCAGCTCGCGGTAGAGCACGCCGAAGCCGCCGCGCAGATAGCCCAGGCGTTCGCTCCTGCCTCCCTCTCCCCGGGAGGAGCTTCTGAGGCGGATCTTGTTCCAGAGCCAGGTGGCGCCGATCTCGTCGGCATGCTCGCCGAACTTGGAACGCAGCAGCGGTTTCCAGATTGTCTCGTAGATCTCGTCGCCCGCCTGTGCCCGCGCCCATTCGGCGGCGGTCACCTCCTCCAGATTGCGCCACTCCCTGCGATGCTGGGTGCGCAGCACGAAGAGCCCCAGCCGGATGCGCTGGAGCAGAGGCAGCACCGGCAGGCGGAGCAGGTCCAGGGGTGTGGTGAAGGGATGCATCCCCCCTGCGGCGTAGAGGGCGTTGGAGGGGGCGAACCATTCCAGCCTCCCTCCCAGGCCGAGCTCCTCGATGAGCTCCGTCACGGCACTGTCGCTGGTGAAGATGTGATGGTAGAACATGTCCAGCGGGTCGTGCCGGCTGTCTTCGTCCAGGACGATGTCCCGTGCGAGGCCACCCGCCTCCGGTGCCGCCTCGAAGACGGTGACCCCATGTCCCCTGCGTGCCAGTTCGTACGCTGCCGTCAGCCCCGTTGCCCCGGCTCCTACAATGCCTATCTCCACCCGGAAAGCACCTCCTCGATGGCTTCTCGGTCCAGCTCGCCGGTGTTCTCAAAGAGGATCACCGTGGGGTGATCGAAGACCCGGAAGGTCTCTTCGGCGCCGCTGTCGTTGATGGACAGTCCAAAGAGCTGGGGATAGGAGGCGAATCGTTTGGTCTCTGTGTACCCCAGCCGACCGCCGAACAGGGTAGCATAGAAACGGTCCATCAAGGGGTACCGATCGGGAAGAGCCGGCAGATTTCCATAGTTCCGCCGGCTGGCCAGGATCAGGTAGTCGCCCCAGCGGAGCGTGTCCACCAGCTTGCGGAACTTCTTTTCCCTGTCGGCCGCAGGCGCGTCGATCATCTTGAAACGGTAGCTCCGGTGCGCCACCCCCTCCACGGGGCCCGGGAGCGCATAGTCCCAGGACTCGCGGATGATATGGGCGCCTGCCGGGATGTTCCGGTAGATCCACGCCGAAGCGGCCGTTCTGGTGCTCTCCCTGCCGTAGATGGAGCAGAAGGCCAGACACCAGAGGAGCGAACAGAGCAGAACCGCTCCCGTGGCGCCCACAGCCAGAGCCCGGGGCTTGCCACGCAGCGTTCGGATCATGGCCGACAGCGCCAGACCCGACCCGAGAAGCAGCGCCGGGTAGATGGGCACGAGGTTCCGGACGAACTTGGCGTGCCAGGCACCCACATAGCTGATAAAAACCAGTGTGAACAGCAGCAGGGGGATCCCTGCGGGGGAGCGCTTCCGCCCCAGAATCTCGAGCGTCCACCAGGTACAGCCGGAGAGACCCAGAAAGGGCACCACCGGCCCGAGATGCCAGAGGAGGTTCTGCAGATGGAACCAGTAGGGCTGGGTTCGGGCGAACTGGAGCGTGTAGGGGACATCCACCGTCCCCTTGGCGATGCCCGATTCGTAGGCCATGACCTGGAGGAAGCCGTCGAAATCGATCAGTGTGTAGGGGGAGACCGCCGCGGCGACCAGCGCCCAGACCGCGCAGCAGAGGAGGAAATGGAGCAGCGGCCCTCTGCTGCGTTCCGCCGGCCCCGCGGTCGGTTCCTCCCGCCCCAGGCCGGCGGCGGATACCAGCAGCACCCCCACCGGAACGAGGCCGAAGCTGAGCGCCGTGGTCTTGGTGCCCAGGGCCAGCCCTCCGGCAACCCCCATCAGCAGCCAGTGTCTCCGTTGCTCCGGGGCCTCCACGGCCTGGGCGGCCCGGAGGGTGAGCAGCAGCAGAAAGAAGACCAGCATCGTCTCGGTGACGGCGTAGTGGGCCGTCTGGACCAGTCCTGTGGAGAAGGCGGCCAGAAAGGCGGTCAGCAGTCCGGCGCCGGGTCCGGCGAAGCGCCTCCCCGCCTTGTAGAGAAGAGCGATGGAGACCGTCGCCAGGGTGGCCGAGACATACCGTCCGAGCAGGACAATGTGGCCCAGGTCCCGGGACCACGCCGGGTTCCCCGTGGCGGCCGCCACGGCCTCGCCCAAAAGTTTGTACAGATAGACCGCCAGGCCGTTGTAGGCGTGGAACTGGGGGTCCATGTTCCCGAAGAACTCGATGCGGGCCACCGCCATGGCGATGTTCATGGAGTCGGGATGGTAGAGATGGCCTCCGTCCCAGTTGAGATTCCAGAAGCGGAGCAGCCCTCCCCCGGCCATCACGAGGAGAAGAACGAAGAGGATCAAAGGTCTGGCTTCCCCTGTCTGTCCCCGGTGCTCCGGGGCGGTGCGTTTTGGGTTCATGGTCATCTCCCCCTTACGCTGTGCTATTCTATATGATCGGAAGCCGTCGTTGGGACGATCCTTCCGGAAAGGAGGTAGCGATGCAACGTATCGGGTTGATTCTACTGCTGACCGCCATCACCTGTAACGCCGGGGCCAACTTCTGTATCAAAGGCGGCATGGGCGACAAGGCCGCCCTGGTGGACGAGGGGCTTCTCTCCACCTTTCTGACTGTCTTCGGCGATCCCGTGGTGCTGGTGGGATTCCTCTTCTTTGGGGGGGCCTTTGTCGTCTACAGCGCCGTGCTCTCCACGGTGGACCTCTCGCTGGCCTACCCGATCATGACCGGTGGGACCTTCCTGCTGGTGCTGCTGGGGTCCATGCTGCTCTTCGACGAGGCGGTGACGCTGACGCGGGCGGCGGGTATGCTTTCCATCGCGACAGGGATCTCCGTGGCGACGGCGAAGGGCTGAAAGGAGAGGTGAAGAAATGGGAATCCTCGAAGAACGCCTGTGGTCCGCGGCCGGCAAGAGAGCGCCGGGACGGCAGATCAAGCATGTCGTGCGGGGCCTCCGCTACACGGCGGTGGTACTGGAAAACGGCGATGCCGGGCTGGCCTTCTCCTTCGCCAGGAGGATCGCCCCGGGGGAGCGGGCCGTGCCCCTCCTCGACCCCCTCCCCTGTCCGGCGGAGTATCTCCTTGAGCTGGCCGACTCCCGCCACCCCTCCGAACGGGCGCTGGCTGTGGCGACGGCCAACGCCCTCCTCGGCGTGGAGGGCGAAATGGTGGCCGATACGCCGGAGGTCCGCACCGGCGAAACGCTGCTGATGGTGGGCAACATCGCTCCCCTGGCCCGGTATCTCCGCCGCTGCGGCGCCGAGCTCAAGATCGTCGACGACGCCGAAGCCGATGCCCTGCCTCCCGAGGATGCGGAACCCCTGGCCGCCGAGGTGGACCGATTGATCCTCTCGGCCAGCGCCGTGGTGAACGGCACCTGGGAACCCCTGATCGACGCGGCCAGGGAGAGCTGGGTGGTCGGCCCCTCTGCCCCCATGAACGCCGCCCTCTACGGCGGTACCTCTGTGCGCTGGGTGCTGGGACGGGTCGTGACCTCCCCCCACCGGCTGCTCCATCTGGTGGCCGCCGGCGGGGGCACCAGGGATCTCTCCTCCTGTGCGGAGAAGTGTCTGCTCTCCGTTGGCGGGACGGTCGACACCGTCCCGTAGCCGACTGTCTGTCACCAGGGTGGTGTGCGGACCCGCATTCGGTGCGTTCTGAGTACGGGGTTGCCGTTTATGTTATATTCATTACAGAACAGAGAGCCAGGTGGGGGAGTGGTCGATATCCTGGGATGGTGTAGACGCTGGACCGAAGCGGCGTGGAGGAAGCGACGGGGGCGGATGTGGCTCTGTATCGGCGGGATCGCGGTGCTCTTCGCCGGGATGATGCTGTGGGCCGCGGTGGCCTCCCGGAGTGTCAAGGTAGGGGTGGCCTACAGTGTCTTCAACAACCGCGTCACCGCGGAGACGGAGATGCTCACCGCGGTGCGGGCCTATGTGCGCCGGCACAACAGCCGTGGCGCGCGGCCGATGCTCCGGATGGTGCCGGCCTTCTATCGCAGAACACCAAGGGAGGCCATCCATCGGCTCGCCGAAGAAGGGGTCGCGGCGGTCATCGCCGGCACTACCTCCCATGCGGCGGAGGATCTCGCCAGGCTGGCCGCACGGGAACGGATCCCCCTGATCGCCGTCTCCGCCACCACCGCCGGTCTCACCGGACGGGACGACTGGGTCTTCCGCGTCCGCAACGACCTGGCCCAGGACGCCGTGCTCTACAGAAGGCTCTGTGCGCTCAAAGGGATCGATCGTTTCCTCGCTGTGATGCCGGCCACGAATATCGTCTACTCCGCCCAGCTGGCCCGGGAGATTGCTGACGGCGGGCCGGAGCTCTCCGGTCTGGTGGTGGCCCAGGACGGCCGGCTGGAATCCCACACCGACCGCTATGATCCGGAAGCCGTCCTGGTCACCGGCCCCGCCTCCTTTTCCGGCATGATGCTCCAGCGGGTCCGCCGGCGCTG encodes the following:
- a CDS encoding NAD-dependent deacylase, giving the protein MQNLQMLAERISEGNVVVFSGAGMSTESGLPDFRSGDGLWQQHDPRMLASLDAMNSNPQAFREFYGQRIRALGDVTPNSGHRILARWERQGLIRAVITQNVDRLHQEAGSSRVVELHGTLRQVRCSACGHSFDSALFLERMDCPDCGAPLRPSVVLFGEMLPGAALEEAERVSTEATVFLVLGSSLTVSPANWYPRMAKRAGAFLAIINRDATTMDGVADFVVHGGIGSVLEEVDARLGGE
- a CDS encoding UbiA prenyltransferase family protein codes for the protein MTGVPLRTYLELLRAYQWVKNLFVFAPLFFAFRFTELDLFFRSALAFAAFCCIASFIYVVNDLKDLEIDRRHPAKRFRPLAAGRIAPHSARIAAALSALAGFGLAIPLGPEALLLLLGYAVLNLLYSLGLKEFALIDIFIVAAGFPMRVFLGGFATDIPLSRWIIVMTFLLALFLVLAKRRDDILLVEDTVEVRESVQGYNLTLVDTSMAIVAAVTLVAYLMYCFSPEVIAKAGSEHLYITGAFVLMGILRFLQLTLVRELSGAPTHLFLEDRFLQITVMAWLLTFVILHQ
- a CDS encoding glycosyltransferase family 2 protein, whose translation is MRPTLSVVVPFLNEEDVLDTTCRRLQTVLKGTGMPWEIIFVDDGSTDSSASIIRARSQRDRRFRLLSFSRNFGQQSAVMAGLEYASGEAIVIIDADLQDPPEVIPQMIEKWREGFEVVYGRRLKRKKERFFKKMTSHCFYRMLNHLVDFPIPVDTGDFRLMDSKVRDVLCGLREHSLFLRGLISWIGFRQGEVTFIREGRYAGETKYPFAKMLRLSLDAVTSFSYKPLRLAGYLGFLLSAVSFVYILVVVIEKLFTDLTVPGWSSLMAITLFFNGITLIMLGILGEYVGRIYEETKDRPRYIITEHLGFDEEIPERTKENPSPRPRSGV
- a CDS encoding DUF2298 domain-containing protein, encoding MLSILTNLPDQFLRFLLSPALPTLLWWWAWLLAAGIVMLPLARRLFRFPLDAAYPFAKILGILLPVYAAWLAGSLHLSSLAGGGRFVAVGAMLAVSFAGWRMDGGEPRTALPPVPPHFPLKVIALEEALFLCCLLGWAFIRSFHPSVEGLEKFMDFGFVNTAVQATSMPPEDMWLAGSPVNYYYFGHVVCATLAIVTGIPTEVAYNLMIASLFAFTVVGSFSVVAAAIGFLHHREPHRAPSLQRLRRIRGYRAVLGGLIAAALVAGGGNLHALVHGYVLPAAHDLGLTEQKAEPYWYPDATRYIGYHPETDDKTIHEFPIYSFVVADLHGHVSDIPAVLTTAALLLATVQHGPSRIKTVVGGVLLGVMYITNAWDLPIYLCIWLGALAFAWLKRESFQQALLDTAKGGVLLFALAMAVSSPFLLHFEHFSEGVGLVHAHTPLWQLLVLWGDKLLFAGLLALLLLVLWTKTAGGEGRFLRFWRGLQRPDLFALGLAVSGLALIAAPEIVYVKDIYGNDFHRCNTMFKLVYQAFILLGLLGGYVTVRIVSVVRGRALSALLILLLGAAVTAPLLYTPQAMAGFYPLRKESKSLDGLTFLHEDLPGDAAAVQWLRSRLPGQPVILEAEGDSYSRYGRISMATGLPTVLGWYAHEWLWHNDPDLPARRRQEVRAVYTNPSGERARQVLEDYGIRYIVIGELERERYEDLDEQALHALGDVAFQSGDTTLIEISLRSRPDRSPHQ
- a CDS encoding NAD(P)/FAD-dependent oxidoreductase, yielding MEIGIVGAGATGLTAAYELARRGHGVTVFEAAPEAGGLARDIVLDEDSRHDPLDMFYHHIFTSDSAVTELIEELGLGGRLEWFAPSNALYAAGGMHPFTTPLDLLRLPVLPLLQRIRLGLFVLRTQHRREWRNLEEVTAAEWARAQAGDEIYETIWKPLLRSKFGEHADEIGATWLWNKIRLRSSSRGEGGRSERLGYLRGGFGVLYRELVRCIESRGGTVRCGRPVRSLSREPKGLTITTDEGSTSVDRALLTVAPPLAAGLLPEAPEAYRSRLREVRYMANLCLTLESREPLVPWYWTSIADNGLPFVAIIGHTAALPAERYGRHITYLSRYLDEGNPLWDADDEAVRDAFLDGLGRITSGETLMSITGTHLFRARYAQPVVDRGYGASLLPHETPLPGLFLASMAQIYPQDRGQNYAIAMGRRAPSFMGLDEGETL
- a CDS encoding glycosyltransferase family 39 protein — translated: MNPKRTAPEHRGQTGEARPLILFVLLLVMAGGGLLRFWNLNWDGGHLYHPDSMNIAMAVARIEFFGNMDPQFHAYNGLAVYLYKLLGEAVAAATGNPAWSRDLGHIVLLGRYVSATLATVSIALLYKAGRRFAGPGAGLLTAFLAAFSTGLVQTAHYAVTETMLVFFLLLLTLRAAQAVEAPEQRRHWLLMGVAGGLALGTKTTALSFGLVPVGVLLVSAAGLGREEPTAGPAERSRGPLLHFLLCCAVWALVAAAVSPYTLIDFDGFLQVMAYESGIAKGTVDVPYTLQFARTQPYWFHLQNLLWHLGPVVPFLGLSGCTWWTLEILGRKRSPAGIPLLLFTLVFISYVGAWHAKFVRNLVPIYPALLLGSGLALSAMIRTLRGKPRALAVGATGAVLLCSLLWCLAFCSIYGRESTRTAASAWIYRNIPAGAHIIRESWDYALPGPVEGVAHRSYRFKMIDAPAADREKKFRKLVDTLRWGDYLILASRRNYGNLPALPDRYPLMDRFYATLFGGRLGYTETKRFASYPQLFGLSINDSGAEETFRVFDHPTVILFENTGELDREAIEEVLSGWR
- a CDS encoding DUF364 domain-containing protein, producing MGILEERLWSAAGKRAPGRQIKHVVRGLRYTAVVLENGDAGLAFSFARRIAPGERAVPLLDPLPCPAEYLLELADSRHPSERALAVATANALLGVEGEMVADTPEVRTGETLLMVGNIAPLARYLRRCGAELKIVDDAEADALPPEDAEPLAAEVDRLILSASAVVNGTWEPLIDAARESWVVGPSAPMNAALYGGTSVRWVLGRVVTSPHRLLHLVAAGGGTRDLSSCAEKCLLSVGGTVDTVP
- a CDS encoding ABC transporter substrate-binding protein, yielding MVDILGWCRRWTEAAWRKRRGRMWLCIGGIAVLFAGMMLWAAVASRSVKVGVAYSVFNNRVTAETEMLTAVRAYVRRHNSRGARPMLRMVPAFYRRTPREAIHRLAEEGVAAVIAGTTSHAAEDLARLAARERIPLIAVSATTAGLTGRDDWVFRVRNDLAQDAVLYRRLCALKGIDRFLAVMPATNIVYSAQLAREIADGGPELSGLVVAQDGRLESHTDRYDPEAVLVTGPASFSGMMLQRVRRRWPESLLLCAPWGMFGLPGTHTPLFCGSYYYVEQFSPFHLDEAHPFLQYWNRHYALSYDGTVHYTFLAMELLVKALRNNPAARGEELRSLLAKVRSVDGPAGRVSIDRFGDARGRGAVFFRGPHGWNEVFLQ